In one Solanum lycopersicum chromosome 11, SLM_r2.1 genomic region, the following are encoded:
- the LOC138339246 gene encoding uncharacterized protein translates to MNVHYHPGKENAVAYALSRLYMGSVAHVEEERKELVKDVHKLDRLGVRLMSISDSGVTVQNGDESSLVVEVKEKQDCDPILLELKGAVHNQRVEFFSQGGDSVLYYQGRLCVPDVGELRIYILAKDHYSRYSTHPSFTKMYHDQWEVYWWNGMKRDIIEYVTSVVPLESMAVKDNLSYEDVPVEILDRQVIRLRNKDVASVKVLWRSQSVEGAI, encoded by the exons atgaatgtgcattatcatcctggtaAGGAAAATGCAGTAGCatatgctcttagtagattatatatgggtagtgtagcccatgttgaggaagaaaggaaggagctagtgaaggatgttcacaaaCTTGAtcgcttgggagttcgccttatgagcatatcagatagcggtgtaacagttcagaatggggatGAATCATCTTTGGttgtggaggttaaggaaaagcaagactgtgatccaatcttgcttgaacttaagggtgcagtccataatcagagagtggagtttttctcccaagggggagatagtgTACTTTactaccagggtagattgtgtgttcctgatgtgggcgaGTTGAGAATATATATTCTTGCAAAAGACCATTACTCTCGGTATTCTACTCATCCAAGTTTCACTAAGATGTACCACGATCAgtgggaagtctattggtggaatggcatgaagagggatataatTGAAtatgtga CCTCTGTAGTTCCATTAGAGAGTATGGCGGTGAAAGAtaatctttcttatgaggatgtaccggttgagattcttgaccgtcaggttataaggttgaggaacaaagacGTTGCTTCAGTCAaagttttgtggaggagtcagtccgtagagggagctatttga